One uncultured Draconibacterium sp. genomic window, CTCATTTCGGTATTTGCCTCAATCTTTCCTCCTTCTTTCACCGATTCAAGGTTTCGTGTCATTACCAACACCACTTTCCCTTTCAAATTCATCCCTTCAGTATCGTTGTATTTTGTTTTGTCGTTGTACCAGCCATAGCCTGCAAAAACAACATCTCCCGTAATTGTGTCCAACTTTTCCGATCCGCCAAGAGAAAAAATATCACTGTCAGAATACAGCTCATTACGATCTGCGTCAAGCAATTTGCAAAAAGTATTTTTAAAATCGGGAAGTACTGATACCATTTCCACATGCTGAAAATAACCCTCAACACCTGGCTTAAGACCCATTTTCATACATTGTGCTTTCAGATAATTCGCTGTAATTTCCAGACCCGGCACTTCTGAATTAAAATCGCGCCCCTGCAAATAATCGCTAGATACAAACTCCAGATGAGCTCTTAAATCGTTTTCTGTAATGGTTTTTAATTCATTTTTTTGAGCCCGAACAAGCAGGTTAAACGAAAGGAAAAGTAAAATCAAACTAATTTTTGTGTTCATTGATTGTTTTATTTGGTTTGTTATTTCAGAAAGCGCAATCCATCAATATGTACTTAAAATCTTTTATCCATTACAGGTCGGTGCCAACTTCATTTTTCACATTCTGTTCTTTTAAAAATTCGATGTGATTTTTGTTGGCGACTTCTAAACCTACCAGAAAGCACAGATCAGCAACCCTTTTTATCTTTTCAAAATTAATTTTCGAAACTTCATCGCCCACCTTGTGGTAATCGGCATGATAACCGGTGGCATAATTTAAAATCGGCACACCGTTTTTATGGAAATTATAATGGTCGCTGGCACGTAAAAAAGGATTTTTTGGCAACGAAGTGTCGGGAACCAATCCCAGCTCCTTGCATTTTGCAGCACTAATGTTTGCAAGCTCGGGCCACACATCGTTTGTGAGGGTGTACAATCCATCAAAGTCTTTCACCTTTTTAGGCGAGTCTTTCCAAACATCATCTTGTGGCCCGTTGTAAACCCTCCCCACCATGTCGAGGTTGATAGCTGCAACCGTTTTCGCAAGGGGAAAAACCGGATGATCGCAATAAAATCCGGAACCAAAGTGACCCAACTCTTCGCAGGTGACCCACAAAAATACAATGCTGCGTTTTGGTTTTTTATCAAGGCTCATAAAAGCTTCGGCAACTTCCAGCAGTGCAACTGTACCCGATCCGTTATCGTCAGCGCCATTGTACACATCACCATCTTTCCCAATTCCAAGATGATCGTAATGCGCCATAAAAACCACATATTCGTTTTTGAGTATCGGATCAGATCCTTCCACAACACCAATTACATTCTTACTCTCAAAAAAATTGGTTTGCTTTTCTATTTTAACTTTTAACGTTTTTCTGATATCAGGTAGTTCTGTTTTTTTGCCGGTGGCAACTTCTGTCAGGTACTTTTTAAAACTTCCTTTCGCCCCCAACAACTTATCTGCAAAATCGGCTTTGGTTAAAACAACAGAAAGTGCATTATTCGGGGTTTCTGAAGCCAGACTGAATCTTTCGCGCTTAAACCATGTATTAATCTGATTGTAAGTTTTGTTTTCCTTGTCGTTGGGATTGGCAACAATTAGTATCGCTTTTGGTTTTTTTTTTGAAATGGCGGCGATTTTATTCTGTTCCAAACGTCGGTCCCACCTGTAAAACTCATCCTTTAAAAACGATTCTGCATTTCCCTGTGCAAGCACTACAACTTTCTCTTCAATGTCGTCTGTTATTTCATCTCCGAAACCGACAAACACCAGCTGATCAGTTTCAAATTCGCTTGATTCGGATGAACTGTTTAAAGCCACCAGCGAATTGGTTCTAAAAACCAACTTCCCTTTTTTATTTTGAATTTCAATAAAATTGTTTTGTTGTGGTTTTGTTCCCAGAATATTTACAGGCTGAAAATAGTTCTCAACCGCCGGTTTTAATCCAATTCGTTGAGCATTTTCGGCCAAAAAATCAGCACAAATCCCCAAACCGTCAACCTCTGTTCCTAACTTTCTGCCTTGTAATTCGTCAGACGCAATAAACGTTAGATTTCGTTTTAAATCATCGATATCAATTTTATCGAGCGGACCGGACTGCGCTAAAAGCAAAAAATTAAAACAAAATAAAAACAGACTACTAAGTACAGTTTTTCGTTGAAACATATGGAGAGAATTAAATATTTTTAGATATTTAGATTTGCTTAGAGTTAAAATTAACAATTAAGAAGAAAGCGACAAGAAACAACATAGGCAATTTGTTCGTAATTACTGTTTTGTTTCAGTTTTAGATTAAAAACAACCAAATATGAAAACTTTAAAACCCATCTCAATTTTTGTTCTCATCGTTTCACTTGTGCTGCTGATTCCATCGTGCGCTGTAAATCCGGTAACCGGAAAAAGCCAGTTAATGTTTATGTCGGAGGACCAGGAAATTGCACTTGGTGCGCAATACGATCCATCTGTAGTGTCTACTTTTGGAATTTACGAAGATGAAGCCTTGTTGAATTTTATCACAGAAAAAGGCAACGAAATGGGCAAAATATCGCACCGCCCCGACTTACAATATCATTTTAAAGTGCTCGATTCGCCGGTGGTAAATGCTTTTGCAGTGCCCGGTGGGTACATTTACCTTACCCGTGGAATTCTGGCGCAATTTAACAACGAAGCTGAATTAATGGGAGTACTAGGGCACGAGATGGGACACGTTACTGCCCGACACACAGCGCAACAACAAACACGCCAGCAACTGGGGCAGGTAGCACTTGCCGCCGGGATGATTGCATCAAAAGAAGTAGCCCAGTTTGCAAATGAAGCCATGCAGGCCATGCAACTTTTGTTTTTAAGTTTTAGCCGTGCCAACGAACGCGAAGCCGACAGACTGGGTGTTGAATACTCGTCAAAAATTGGTTACGACGCACACAAAATGGCCGACTTTTTTGATGTGCTGAACAAAATGCAAATGGCCAGCAGCCATGCAGGAGTACCAACCTGGATGTCGACTCACCCCGATCCGGGAGATAGAAATGTTGCTGTAAATAAAACCACAGAAGAATGGCAGGCCAAACTTCCGGGAAAAACATTTGCCATTAACACGGATAGTTATTTAAACATGATTGACGGTATTGTTTATGGTGAAGATCCGCGGCAAGGTTTTGTTGAAAACAATATGTTTTACCACCCGGCTTTAAAATTCCAGTTCCAGATTCCGGACAAGTGGCAACTGATTAATTCACCTTTACAGGTTCAAATTGTTCCGGAAGACCAAAATGCAGCCATAATTTTTATGCTGTCGGAAGAAAAAGAAGCAGGAACTGCTGCACAAAAAACCATAAGCGATTTACAACTTAGCTTAATCGACAGTAAACCTGCTACAGTTAACGGGTTGAACGCAACAGTGACACTGTCGCAACAAGTATCGCAAACACAGGACGGGCAGCAACAAACACTTAAAGTATTATCGTACTT contains:
- a CDS encoding M20/M25/M40 family metallo-hydrolase yields the protein MFQRKTVLSSLFLFCFNFLLLAQSGPLDKIDIDDLKRNLTFIASDELQGRKLGTEVDGLGICADFLAENAQRIGLKPAVENYFQPVNILGTKPQQNNFIEIQNKKGKLVFRTNSLVALNSSSESSEFETDQLVFVGFGDEITDDIEEKVVVLAQGNAESFLKDEFYRWDRRLEQNKIAAISKKKPKAILIVANPNDKENKTYNQINTWFKRERFSLASETPNNALSVVLTKADFADKLLGAKGSFKKYLTEVATGKKTELPDIRKTLKVKIEKQTNFFESKNVIGVVEGSDPILKNEYVVFMAHYDHLGIGKDGDVYNGADDNGSGTVALLEVAEAFMSLDKKPKRSIVFLWVTCEELGHFGSGFYCDHPVFPLAKTVAAINLDMVGRVYNGPQDDVWKDSPKKVKDFDGLYTLTNDVWPELANISAAKCKELGLVPDTSLPKNPFLRASDHYNFHKNGVPILNYATGYHADYHKVGDEVSKINFEKIKRVADLCFLVGLEVANKNHIEFLKEQNVKNEVGTDL
- a CDS encoding M48 family metalloprotease; protein product: MKTLKPISIFVLIVSLVLLIPSCAVNPVTGKSQLMFMSEDQEIALGAQYDPSVVSTFGIYEDEALLNFITEKGNEMGKISHRPDLQYHFKVLDSPVVNAFAVPGGYIYLTRGILAQFNNEAELMGVLGHEMGHVTARHTAQQQTRQQLGQVALAAGMIASKEVAQFANEAMQAMQLLFLSFSRANEREADRLGVEYSSKIGYDAHKMADFFDVLNKMQMASSHAGVPTWMSTHPDPGDRNVAVNKTTEEWQAKLPGKTFAINTDSYLNMIDGIVYGEDPRQGFVENNMFYHPALKFQFQIPDKWQLINSPLQVQIVPEDQNAAIIFMLSEEKEAGTAAQKTISDLQLSLIDSKPATVNGLNATVTLSQQVSQTQDGQQQTLKVLSYFIEKEGTVFCFHGLTTDNLFDGYKASFETTMKNFARLTDSSKLNVQPDRIKIKTIRSASVSLSEAFKYYQVPESKYAELALLNNLDIDHTLSKGDMIKIIEK